In Inquilinus sp. Marseille-Q2685, the following proteins share a genomic window:
- a CDS encoding serine/threonine-protein kinase: MTADPIRDAAVPSGDETRFLAPAAPAEAGSALAPGTVVLHTYRIIRLIGRGGMGEIYQAEHRDQRTLHAIKIIRPDLVGDESIVNLFLREAEALRKIRHAAIVSYDGLFRDASGRLHLVMEYVDGPSLRDRLRDGPLAPDEIARLRDRLAAGLAEAHDKGIYHRDLSPDNVILEHGRLEQAKLIDFGIARFADPSMRTLVGSRFAGKLSWASPEQIGLFGAQVDGRSDIYSLGLILAAAARGRPLEMGKTMTATVEARKATPDLDGVPPGLVTQITRMLAPDPRDRPQTMRSLVDEPALDRSRWTVLLRSWPALGAALSLMLAAVGSAWWWSAPPPAVPAPAALMSAAPTPPAAVQALDRRQLPRILALAPAEIFAAGQRFLTEQRDADTALVLWEEASRRGNGDAAFGIAQFYDPKARSTGPNPFSAPNPTKAREFYALALQRGIGIARARLQALDNADSTR; this comes from the coding sequence ATGACCGCCGATCCGATCCGTGACGCCGCGGTGCCGTCGGGCGACGAGACGCGCTTCCTCGCCCCGGCCGCGCCGGCCGAAGCCGGCTCGGCATTGGCTCCAGGCACGGTGGTTCTGCACACCTATCGGATCATCCGGCTGATAGGCCGCGGCGGCATGGGTGAGATCTATCAAGCCGAGCACCGCGACCAGCGGACCCTGCACGCGATCAAGATCATCCGGCCCGACCTGGTCGGCGACGAGTCGATCGTCAACCTGTTCCTGCGCGAAGCCGAGGCTCTGCGCAAGATCCGGCACGCGGCGATCGTCAGCTATGACGGCCTGTTCCGCGATGCCAGCGGCCGGCTGCATCTGGTGATGGAGTATGTCGACGGCCCTTCTCTGCGTGACCGGCTGCGCGACGGGCCGCTGGCGCCGGACGAGATCGCGCGGCTACGCGACCGCCTGGCCGCCGGGTTGGCCGAGGCGCATGACAAGGGCATCTACCATCGCGATTTGTCCCCCGACAACGTGATCCTGGAGCACGGCCGGCTGGAGCAGGCGAAGCTGATCGATTTCGGCATCGCACGCTTTGCCGATCCCAGCATGCGGACCCTGGTCGGCAGTCGTTTCGCCGGGAAGCTCTCCTGGGCGTCGCCGGAGCAGATCGGCCTGTTCGGCGCACAGGTCGACGGCCGGTCCGACATCTACAGCCTGGGTCTCATCCTTGCCGCCGCCGCACGCGGCCGGCCGCTGGAGATGGGCAAGACCATGACGGCCACGGTCGAGGCCCGGAAAGCGACCCCCGATCTCGACGGCGTGCCGCCCGGCCTCGTCACCCAGATCACCCGCATGCTCGCCCCGGATCCACGCGACCGGCCGCAGACGATGCGGAGCCTGGTCGACGAGCCGGCGCTCGATCGGTCCCGCTGGACCGTGCTCCTCCGGTCGTGGCCGGCCCTGGGCGCAGCCCTGTCGCTGATGCTGGCAGCCGTCGGAAGCGCATGGTGGTGGTCCGCCCCACCACCGGCGGTGCCCGCGCCGGCAGCGCTGATGTCGGCAGCACCGACCCCGCCGGCCGCGGTGCAGGCGCTCGACCGCCGGCAGTTGCCGCGGATCCTGGCGCTGGCACCCGCAGAGATCTTCGCCGCCGGCCAGCGCTTCCTGACCGAGCAGCGCGACGCCGACACGGCACTGGTGCTGTGGGAGGAGGCGTCGCGGCGTGGCAACGGTGACGCCGCCTTCGGCATCGCCCAATTTTACGATCCGAAGGCCCGGAGCACCGGCCCGAACCCGTTCAGCGCCCCCAATCCGACCAAGGCGCGGGAGTTCTACGCCTTGGCCCTGCAACGCGGCATCGGCATCGCCCGCGCCCGGCTGCAGGCCCTCGACAACGCGGATTCGACGCGATGA
- a CDS encoding ImcF-related family protein codes for MDTRRRLTRLVGCVLAAAVLAGLAAIHVSNHRLADRARAAIERAQAATPAPGAAPEDPAAALPALDALTASPLAAPGPLPWWRQLSLNAAPLEDLSAATAGLDRELLRDAFLRRLAQRILARIDRPDIASDLAFDGLKAALAIGGAGPRQDGLIRLWASTDWSLTAPDALRQPLLGLLDRALATEPRLAAPTDMTVVERIRARLRSEPLSARAYAAIRTSDAAQNLLPFRADLVLGADSWAVRRRSGASLSMPIPGLLTADGFHQVVVPALTDLSVSLDSDDWVLGAAPAESGDLTASVLALYLDDVARAWDGLQDDLELTPADDPDAAARIIAVLTRSPSPLLRLAVAARRATRFDRGQGDDAALAALARKLGGLRLWTAIDRRYAWLDGAEPQGAPSFDAIRRFVATAGSMPADAAAPAPALD; via the coding sequence ATGGACACCCGTCGCCGCCTGACCCGCCTCGTAGGCTGCGTTCTGGCCGCGGCCGTGCTGGCGGGCCTGGCGGCGATCCATGTCTCCAACCACCGTCTCGCCGACCGGGCGCGCGCCGCGATCGAGCGTGCACAGGCGGCGACACCGGCGCCCGGGGCGGCTCCGGAGGATCCGGCGGCGGCGCTGCCCGCCCTGGATGCGCTGACTGCCTCGCCCCTGGCGGCCCCTGGCCCCCTGCCCTGGTGGCGGCAACTGAGCCTGAACGCCGCGCCGCTGGAGGATCTCTCCGCCGCGACCGCCGGGCTCGACCGGGAGCTGCTGCGGGACGCGTTCCTGCGCCGGCTGGCACAGCGCATCCTGGCCCGCATCGACCGGCCGGATATCGCCTCCGACCTCGCCTTCGACGGGCTGAAGGCGGCGCTGGCCATCGGCGGCGCCGGCCCGCGGCAGGACGGGTTGATCCGGCTGTGGGCGTCGACCGACTGGTCGCTGACCGCGCCGGACGCGTTGCGCCAGCCGCTGCTCGGGCTCCTCGACCGCGCCCTTGCCACCGAGCCGCGCCTCGCCGCCCCAACCGATATGACCGTCGTGGAGCGGATCCGGGCCCGGCTGCGCAGCGAGCCGTTGTCGGCCAGGGCCTACGCCGCCATCCGCACCTCGGATGCGGCCCAGAACCTGCTGCCTTTCCGCGCCGACCTCGTGCTCGGGGCGGACAGCTGGGCGGTGCGGCGTCGGTCGGGCGCCTCGCTGTCCATGCCGATCCCGGGGCTGCTGACCGCCGACGGTTTCCACCAAGTGGTCGTGCCGGCGCTGACGGACCTGTCCGTCTCTCTCGATTCCGACGACTGGGTGCTCGGCGCGGCGCCGGCGGAGAGCGGCGACCTGACGGCGTCGGTGCTGGCGCTCTATCTCGACGACGTGGCCCGCGCCTGGGATGGGCTGCAGGACGACCTCGAGCTGACTCCCGCCGATGATCCGGACGCCGCGGCACGCATCATCGCCGTGCTGACCCGGTCGCCCAGCCCGCTGCTGCGCCTCGCCGTCGCCGCCCGTCGGGCCACGCGGTTCGATCGCGGCCAGGGCGACGACGCGGCCCTCGCGGCGCTGGCCCGGAAGCTCGGCGGTCTGCGCCTGTGGACCGCCATCGACCGCCGCTATGCTTGGCTCGACGGCGCGGAGCCGCAGGGCGCTCCGTCGTTTGACGCCATCCGCCGCTTCGTCGCGACCGCCGGCAGCATGCCCGCCGATGCGGCGGCGCCGGCGCCGGCCCTCGACTGA
- a CDS encoding M23 family metallopeptidase: MPRDLIEAAPSGAVTGAAGTACLCRPEIGLWAVTADDPRSRRLVVALAALDGAIDEPQLARIARRTTGVSAAIALLRPPHLLCLRLGDGVARHLTRSGLVPLAAEAPVGTIRVRLEAGDRVILGAPPIADIVDGAALLLERLPPDAAARLLVQRAEEAARRGSGAVVLALSDRLPVTRVEVPAPTRPRPPSRLRPLAVSAAAALALSFTAALGLAVFRNVPEPTPRREIPATSPEDSGSASTDESGGDLAAADRRFARMARLATAVAAIDRTLQPLDLPPVAEDRIAAIRPFAPAALDAQARTLIARLPGWPLAVPLRVPLRLSSPFGLRVHPVTGVPTLHAGLDLVAPAGTPIYATGDGRVLRAGPAGGYGNMVEIQHADGLVTRYGHMQSIAVEAGQEVTAATVIGQLGSTGVSTGPHLHYEIRRAEEPVDPMPFLQAGQALKSLLAAVIPN, from the coding sequence ATGCCGCGGGATCTGATCGAGGCCGCGCCCTCCGGCGCCGTCACCGGCGCGGCTGGTACGGCCTGCCTCTGCCGTCCCGAGATCGGGCTCTGGGCCGTCACTGCGGACGATCCGCGATCCCGCCGCCTGGTCGTTGCTCTCGCCGCGCTCGACGGCGCAATTGACGAACCCCAGCTGGCGCGCATTGCGCGGCGGACGACTGGTGTCTCGGCCGCGATCGCCCTGTTGCGGCCGCCGCATCTGCTGTGCCTCCGTCTGGGCGACGGCGTCGCTCGTCACCTGACCCGATCCGGTCTCGTTCCCCTCGCTGCGGAAGCACCTGTCGGAACGATCCGTGTCCGGCTGGAAGCAGGCGATCGCGTCATCCTCGGCGCGCCTCCCATCGCCGATATCGTCGACGGGGCCGCGCTGCTGCTCGAACGGCTGCCGCCCGACGCCGCCGCCCGGCTGCTGGTGCAGCGCGCCGAGGAGGCCGCCCGGCGCGGCAGCGGTGCGGTGGTGCTGGCATTGTCCGACCGGCTGCCGGTGACGCGGGTCGAGGTCCCTGCCCCAACCCGTCCCCGGCCGCCGTCCCGCCTCCGGCCGTTGGCGGTCAGCGCTGCGGCCGCCCTCGCCTTGTCCTTCACCGCGGCGCTCGGCCTCGCCGTCTTCCGCAATGTCCCCGAGCCGACGCCGCGGCGTGAGATCCCCGCGACATCGCCCGAGGACAGCGGGTCGGCGTCAACCGACGAGTCCGGCGGCGATCTGGCCGCAGCCGACCGCCGCTTCGCCCGGATGGCGCGGCTGGCGACCGCCGTCGCTGCGATCGACCGCACGCTGCAGCCGCTCGACCTGCCGCCGGTCGCGGAGGATCGTATCGCCGCGATCCGCCCCTTCGCTCCGGCGGCGCTCGACGCGCAGGCCCGGACTCTCATCGCCCGCCTGCCGGGCTGGCCCCTTGCCGTGCCGCTGCGCGTGCCCTTGCGGCTGTCCAGCCCTTTCGGCCTGCGGGTCCATCCGGTGACCGGCGTTCCGACCCTGCATGCCGGGCTGGACCTGGTGGCGCCGGCGGGGACCCCGATCTACGCGACCGGGGACGGCCGCGTTCTGCGGGCCGGGCCGGCCGGCGGCTATGGCAACATGGTGGAGATCCAGCACGCAGACGGCCTGGTCACGCGCTATGGCCACATGCAGTCGATCGCGGTGGAGGCGGGGCAGGAGGTGACGGCAGCCACCGTGATCGGCCAGCTCGGCTCGACCGGCGTCTCGACTGGCCCGCACCTGCATTACGAGATCCGGCGCGCGGAAGAGCCGGTCGACCCGATGCCCTTCCTGCAGGCCGGGCAGGCGCTGAAATCGCTGCTGGCGGCCGTCATCCCTAACTGA
- a CDS encoding type VI secretion system Vgr family protein, with product MPLSTIESLLKDNRFAAVTSAAFQLNEVYLRRLRGTERLGEPFFFEVTLASPDPIQNFAKVPGQTLTAGLKLKGTATRFFHGIVTKFQYLGLDDTERLNYVAEVRPWLSLLDYRRNSRIFQNKTSLEIITTIFREHKGTFKNRTTGRLPQRPFCVQYDETDLAFVSRLMEQDGIYYYFEHSENRHDLVLVDNASSHKPCTPQVVETHHNLRPARNLHQDDLILRWEEVVSMQPDRVVMRDYDHEKPTANLEAVARVPSVKVGGIPPRKTLAGAAPGRPGGTPVAPVTATKTSTAAGGASPTQESFVYPGRYIEKKDGDFYATIRAEELACNAYRARVESTARQITTGSIFTAANPFYYGDVDSRPKPTERFLAVGNEFTIVGEVGEVGGGPGNAVDASDRFLYRSMVEIIPATTQYRPPRRTPAPVIQGPQTAVVVGPRAETITTDKLGRIKVQFFWDREGRKDENSSCWIRVAQSWAGKGFGGLIIPRIGQEVVVEFIHGNPDWPLVTGVVYNATNLPPETLPADKTRSTFRTHTDRGAVNAYNELRFEDKQGREEVYLKAQKDHNVEVGDVYSIDVRTQYVLTSSPTAMAPGPAAASTPGSSRIEVTPDKIRFVVNGVTGPQIIEISATGIAMIGTTIGMMARPARAGAIVSMPPAIPAPPTPALLQALTAAGLPAPPSTELPTPPTSPTLAPV from the coding sequence ATGCCCCTGTCGACCATCGAGAGCCTTCTGAAGGACAACCGCTTCGCCGCGGTGACTTCGGCCGCGTTCCAGCTGAACGAGGTCTATCTCAGGCGGCTTAGAGGCACCGAGCGGCTGGGCGAGCCTTTCTTCTTCGAGGTGACGCTCGCCAGCCCCGACCCGATCCAGAACTTCGCCAAGGTTCCCGGCCAGACCCTGACCGCCGGTCTCAAGCTCAAGGGCACGGCGACGCGCTTCTTCCACGGCATCGTCACCAAGTTCCAGTATCTCGGCCTCGACGACACCGAGCGCCTCAATTACGTGGCGGAGGTGCGGCCCTGGCTGTCGCTGCTCGACTACCGTCGCAACAGCCGGATCTTCCAGAACAAGACCAGCCTCGAGATCATCACCACGATCTTCCGGGAGCACAAAGGCACCTTCAAGAACAGGACCACCGGCCGACTACCGCAGCGGCCCTTCTGTGTCCAGTACGACGAGACCGACCTGGCCTTCGTCAGCCGGCTGATGGAGCAGGACGGGATCTATTACTACTTCGAGCATTCGGAGAACCGGCACGACCTGGTGCTGGTCGACAACGCCTCCAGCCACAAGCCCTGCACGCCGCAAGTGGTGGAGACCCACCACAATCTGCGCCCGGCCCGGAACCTGCACCAGGACGACCTGATCTTGCGCTGGGAGGAGGTGGTGTCGATGCAGCCGGACCGGGTCGTCATGCGGGACTACGACCATGAGAAGCCGACGGCGAATCTCGAGGCCGTGGCCCGCGTCCCGTCCGTGAAGGTCGGCGGCATCCCGCCGCGCAAGACCCTGGCGGGCGCCGCCCCCGGGCGTCCCGGCGGCACGCCGGTCGCGCCGGTGACGGCAACCAAGACCTCGACAGCCGCGGGCGGCGCCTCGCCGACGCAGGAGAGCTTCGTCTATCCGGGCCGCTACATCGAAAAGAAGGACGGCGATTTCTACGCTACGATCCGGGCTGAGGAGCTGGCCTGCAACGCCTATCGCGCGCGGGTCGAAAGCACCGCGCGGCAGATCACGACCGGATCGATCTTCACGGCCGCGAACCCCTTCTACTACGGCGACGTCGATTCCCGCCCCAAGCCCACCGAGCGCTTCCTGGCGGTGGGGAACGAATTCACGATCGTCGGCGAGGTCGGGGAGGTCGGCGGCGGGCCGGGGAACGCGGTCGACGCCAGCGACCGCTTCCTCTATCGAAGCATGGTCGAGATCATACCGGCGACCACCCAGTACCGCCCGCCGCGTCGCACGCCGGCGCCGGTGATCCAGGGGCCGCAGACGGCGGTCGTCGTCGGCCCCAGGGCCGAGACGATCACGACCGATAAGCTCGGCCGCATCAAGGTCCAGTTCTTCTGGGATCGCGAAGGCAGGAAGGACGAGAACAGCTCCTGCTGGATCCGGGTCGCGCAGAGCTGGGCCGGCAAGGGCTTCGGCGGCCTGATCATTCCGCGCATCGGTCAGGAGGTCGTGGTCGAGTTCATCCACGGCAACCCCGACTGGCCGCTGGTGACCGGGGTCGTCTACAACGCCACCAACCTGCCGCCCGAGACCCTGCCGGCGGACAAGACGCGGTCGACCTTCCGGACGCACACCGACCGCGGTGCGGTCAACGCCTATAACGAGCTGCGCTTCGAGGACAAGCAGGGGCGGGAGGAGGTCTATCTCAAGGCGCAGAAGGACCACAATGTCGAGGTCGGCGACGTCTATTCCATCGACGTCAGGACGCAATACGTCCTGACTTCATCCCCCACCGCGATGGCGCCGGGGCCGGCCGCCGCGTCGACGCCCGGCAGCAGCCGCATCGAGGTCACCCCCGACAAGATCCGCTTCGTGGTGAACGGAGTGACCGGCCCGCAGATCATCGAGATCAGCGCCACGGGCATCGCCATGATCGGCACCACGATCGGCATGATGGCTAGGCCCGCCCGCGCCGGCGCCATCGTCTCGATGCCGCCCGCGATCCCGGCGCCGCCGACCCCGGCGCTGCTCCAGGCCCTGACCGCGGCGGGGCTGCCGGCGCCGCCCTCCACCGAGTTGCCGACGCCGCCTACGTCGCCGACGCTGGCGCCGGTGTGA
- a CDS encoding peptidase S1, with translation MPIAKCAFAVLFCLLLTISASIAQQAASAPVSATAPDPTARPYYLAATLTGAFRTDPLPIGVLAGGRSSVVGLANDCVGNVTPERPDATIDLEDVRGPVNFYVAAGTDTALVIHTPAGQWLCTDDSEAGGVNPAMTLTAPGNGRYAIWVASVEAPDRPVPAVLVVSEFPPVW, from the coding sequence ATGCCAATCGCAAAATGCGCCTTTGCGGTTCTTTTCTGCCTGTTATTGACAATATCAGCATCGATCGCACAGCAGGCCGCATCCGCGCCGGTTTCAGCGACGGCGCCGGACCCGACGGCCCGGCCATATTATCTGGCCGCCACCCTCACGGGCGCGTTCCGGACCGACCCTCTACCGATCGGCGTCCTGGCGGGCGGGCGTAGCTCGGTCGTCGGCCTGGCCAATGACTGCGTCGGCAACGTCACGCCGGAACGTCCCGATGCGACCATCGATCTCGAGGATGTCCGCGGCCCCGTGAATTTCTACGTGGCGGCCGGCACGGACACGGCCCTGGTGATCCACACGCCCGCAGGGCAGTGGCTGTGCACCGACGACAGCGAGGCGGGCGGCGTCAATCCTGCGATGACGCTGACCGCTCCCGGAAACGGCCGCTACGCCATCTGGGTCGCGTCGGTCGAGGCGCCCGACCGGCCGGTGCCGGCCGTGCTGGTGGTCAGCGAGTTCCCTCCGGTCTGGTAG
- the tssH gene encoding type VI secretion system ATPase TssH produces the protein MAADDRPPGGGVMPDALDNFLDAVAAEPHAFDVFQTLRRIDALCPDRPRLGESSRPDQDRVRIGQQPALAFPTRPIAGLTEPEEEDGPARLATYVFGLFGPNGPLPLHLTEYAHLRQHNAADETLVRFADIFHHRMASLFFRAWAESEPTVSHDRPQQDRFALQLGALAGFGMESLQGRDAMPDLAKVHFTGRLASHTRNAEGLGAILASFFAAPVEIREFVPKWVQLPRDALCLLGRDPGTGTLGSTATAGAQIRVYHHRFRIVIGPLDLAQYERLLPGAPGLDKMAHVIRNYLGDELDWEVNLVLRRDEVPAARLGRSGRLGWTGWMGKRRSRRHADDLTTTPPSRPDGSGIPRNSLVESVMTGISRRNLFSKLNAPCYAAIESATAFCKLRGNAYVELVHWLHQLNEVADSDFGRILRSFGVDPGILARDLTRALDRLPRGATAVSDLSQHIEDATQEAWLVATLAFGDDRIRSGHLLYGCLASRPLSQVLLAISPEFGKLALDRLRDGFEAITRGSPEATAAQAPVEAADGATPSAASGGRGGALARYTVDLTASARAGKLDPVIGRDPEIRQIIDVLMRRRQNNPILTGEAGVGKTAIVEGLALRITAGEVPAPLRDVALHALDLGLVQAGAGVKGEFEQRLRDVIAEVQAAPHPVILFIDEAHTLIGAGGQEGTGDAANMLKPALARGTLRTIGATTWAEYKRYIEKDPALSRRFQAIPVAEPDEPEAVTMMRRMVRTLEAHHGVEILDEAVEAAVALSRRYIPARQLPDKSLSLLDTACARVAVSRHARPDRLEHERQRIDALTLELEMLGREEADGGDVGERRAEVEEALEEARQEAARLDVRWQAERSLVEEIQRARAALRADRNADPAELRRLDGEWREIQEEAPLVLDRVDRNAVAAVVQDWTGIPVGRLLKDEATTLLSLAEALGRRVVGQDHAMEAIAQRVQTSRAGLDDPAKPIGVFLLCGPSGVGKTETALALADTLLGGESNLITINMSEFQEAHTVSSLKGAPPGYVGYGQGGVLTEAVRRRPHAVILLDEIEKAHPDVHEIFFQVFDKGVMEDGEGRKIDFRNTLILLTSNVGGEQIARLCAAEARPEPEVLESALHRPLREVFPPALLGRMTVIPYYALSDGMLDRIVRLRLERIADRMMQAHKVPLTFGDDVAETVAARARQVDTGGRMVDAILTGTLLPTISRHILAEQREGRQIGPLHLDVVDGAFALNIADRLVAEPSPTLD, from the coding sequence ATGGCCGCCGATGATCGGCCGCCGGGCGGTGGTGTGATGCCGGACGCCCTCGACAACTTCCTCGACGCGGTCGCGGCCGAACCGCACGCCTTCGACGTCTTCCAGACGCTGCGGCGGATCGATGCCCTGTGCCCCGACCGCCCGAGGCTGGGGGAATCGAGCCGGCCGGACCAGGACCGGGTGCGGATCGGGCAACAGCCGGCGCTGGCCTTCCCGACCCGGCCGATCGCGGGCCTGACCGAGCCCGAGGAGGAGGATGGCCCCGCCCGGCTTGCCACCTATGTGTTCGGGCTGTTCGGGCCGAACGGTCCGCTGCCGCTGCACCTGACGGAATACGCCCATCTGCGGCAGCACAACGCCGCCGACGAGACGCTGGTCCGCTTCGCCGACATCTTCCACCACCGCATGGCCTCGCTGTTCTTCCGCGCCTGGGCGGAGAGCGAGCCGACGGTGAGCCACGACCGGCCGCAGCAGGACCGCTTCGCGCTGCAGCTCGGCGCCCTTGCCGGCTTCGGCATGGAGTCGCTGCAAGGCCGGGACGCCATGCCCGACCTGGCCAAGGTCCATTTCACCGGCCGGCTCGCCTCGCACACCCGCAACGCCGAGGGGCTGGGCGCCATCCTCGCCAGCTTCTTCGCGGCACCGGTCGAGATCCGCGAATTCGTGCCGAAATGGGTCCAGCTGCCGCGCGACGCGCTGTGCCTGCTGGGCCGCGACCCGGGCACCGGCACGCTGGGCAGCACCGCCACCGCCGGCGCCCAGATCCGGGTCTATCACCACCGGTTCCGCATCGTCATCGGCCCGCTCGACCTGGCCCAGTACGAGCGGCTGCTGCCCGGCGCCCCCGGCCTCGACAAGATGGCCCATGTCATCCGCAACTATCTCGGCGACGAGCTGGACTGGGAGGTCAACCTGGTCCTGCGCCGCGACGAGGTGCCGGCGGCCCGGCTGGGCCGCAGCGGCCGGCTCGGCTGGACCGGCTGGATGGGCAAGCGCCGCTCGCGCCGCCATGCCGACGACCTGACGACCACCCCCCCCTCCCGCCCCGACGGAAGCGGCATCCCCCGAAACAGCCTCGTGGAGTCCGTGATGACGGGCATCAGCCGCCGGAACCTGTTCAGCAAGCTGAACGCGCCCTGCTACGCCGCGATCGAGAGCGCCACCGCGTTCTGCAAGCTGCGCGGCAACGCCTATGTCGAGCTGGTCCACTGGCTGCACCAGTTGAACGAGGTCGCCGATTCCGATTTCGGGCGGATCCTGCGCAGCTTCGGCGTCGACCCCGGCATCCTGGCGCGCGACCTGACCCGCGCGCTGGACCGGCTGCCGCGGGGCGCCACCGCCGTCTCCGACCTGTCGCAGCATATCGAGGACGCGACGCAGGAGGCTTGGCTGGTCGCGACCCTGGCCTTTGGCGACGACCGCATCCGCTCCGGCCATCTGCTCTATGGCTGCCTGGCGAGCCGCCCTCTCAGCCAGGTCCTGCTCGCGATCTCCCCCGAATTCGGCAAGCTGGCGCTGGATCGGCTGCGCGACGGGTTCGAGGCGATCACCCGCGGCTCGCCCGAGGCCACGGCCGCGCAAGCGCCGGTGGAAGCGGCGGACGGGGCGACGCCCTCGGCGGCGTCCGGCGGGCGTGGCGGCGCCCTGGCGCGCTACACCGTGGACCTGACCGCGAGCGCCCGGGCCGGCAAGCTGGACCCGGTGATCGGCCGCGACCCCGAGATCCGGCAGATCATCGACGTGCTGATGCGGCGGCGGCAGAACAACCCGATCCTGACCGGCGAGGCCGGCGTCGGGAAGACCGCGATCGTCGAGGGCCTGGCGCTCAGGATCACGGCCGGCGAGGTGCCGGCGCCGCTGCGCGACGTCGCCCTGCACGCGCTCGACCTCGGCCTGGTGCAGGCGGGCGCCGGGGTGAAGGGCGAGTTCGAGCAGCGCCTGCGGGACGTCATCGCCGAGGTCCAGGCGGCGCCGCATCCGGTGATCCTGTTCATCGATGAGGCGCACACGCTGATCGGCGCCGGCGGCCAGGAAGGCACCGGCGACGCCGCCAACATGCTGAAGCCCGCCTTGGCCCGCGGCACGCTGCGGACCATCGGCGCCACCACCTGGGCCGAGTACAAGCGCTACATCGAGAAGGACCCGGCGCTGAGTCGGCGCTTCCAGGCCATCCCGGTGGCCGAGCCGGACGAGCCGGAGGCCGTCACCATGATGCGCCGCATGGTGCGGACGCTGGAGGCGCATCACGGCGTCGAGATCCTGGACGAGGCGGTGGAGGCCGCGGTCGCACTGTCGCGGCGCTACATCCCGGCCCGCCAGCTGCCGGACAAGTCGCTGAGCCTGCTGGACACCGCCTGCGCCCGCGTTGCCGTCAGCCGCCATGCCCGGCCCGACCGGCTGGAGCATGAGCGGCAGCGGATCGACGCCCTGACGCTGGAGTTGGAGATGCTCGGCCGCGAGGAGGCCGACGGCGGCGATGTCGGCGAGCGCCGGGCGGAGGTGGAAGAGGCGCTGGAGGAGGCGAGGCAGGAGGCGGCGCGGCTCGACGTCCGCTGGCAGGCCGAGCGCAGCCTGGTCGAGGAGATCCAGCGGGCCCGGGCCGCGCTCCGCGCCGATCGTAACGCCGATCCGGCCGAGTTGCGGCGGCTCGACGGCGAATGGCGCGAGATCCAGGAGGAGGCGCCGCTGGTGCTCGACCGGGTCGACCGCAACGCCGTGGCCGCCGTGGTGCAGGACTGGACCGGCATCCCGGTCGGCCGCCTGCTGAAGGACGAGGCCACCACCCTGCTCTCCCTCGCCGAGGCCCTGGGCCGGCGCGTCGTCGGCCAGGACCACGCCATGGAGGCGATCGCCCAGCGGGTGCAGACCAGCCGCGCCGGCCTGGACGATCCGGCCAAGCCGATCGGCGTCTTCCTGCTGTGCGGTCCGTCTGGCGTCGGCAAGACCGAGACGGCGCTGGCGCTGGCCGACACCCTGCTGGGCGGCGAGAGCAACCTGATCACGATCAACATGAGCGAATTCCAGGAGGCGCACACGGTCTCCTCGCTCAAGGGCGCCCCGCCGGGCTATGTCGGCTACGGCCAGGGCGGCGTGCTGACCGAGGCGGTGCGCCGGCGGCCGCATGCGGTGATCCTGCTCGACGAGATCGAGAAAGCGCATCCGGACGTCCACGAGATCTTCTTCCAGGTCTTCGACAAGGGCGTGATGGAGGATGGCGAGGGGCGGAAGATCGACTTCCGCAACACGCTGATCCTGCTGACCTCGAATGTCGGTGGCGAGCAGATCGCCAGGCTGTGCGCCGCCGAGGCGCGGCCGGAGCCGGAGGTGCTGGAGAGTGCGCTGCACCGGCCGCTGCGCGAGGTCTTCCCGCCGGCCCTGCTGGGCCGCATGACCGTCATCCCCTACTACGCGCTCAGCGACGGCATGCTGGACCGCATCGTGCGCCTGCGGCTGGAGCGGATCGCCGACCGCATGATGCAGGCGCACAAGGTGCCGCTGACCTTCGGCGACGATGTCGCCGAGACGGTCGCCGCCCGCGCGCGCCAGGTCGACACCGGCGGGCGGATGGTCGACGCCATCCTGACCGGCACGCTGCTGCCCACGATCAGCCGGCACATTCTTGCGGAGCAGCGCGAGGGCCGGCAGATCGGCCCGCTGCATCTCGACGTCGTAGACGGCGCATTCGCCCTGAACATCGCCGACCGCCTGGTCGCCGAACCCTCTCCAACCCTCGACTGA